From the genome of Alistipes sp. ZOR0009:
CCTGGTTCAAGTCGTTGATGGCCGATTCGGTGTTACCCATGCGGGCAAGGGTGATGGCCCTATAGTGGTAGGCCTGCGTGTAAACGGGGTTTAGGCGGATGGCCTCGCTGAAATCCTCGTTAGCACCAATGAGGTCGCCTAGGTTAAACTTGGCTATCCCCCTAAAAAAGAAGGCCTCGTGTAGGGTCTTGTCGGTTTTGATGAGAACGTTAAAGTTCTCTATGGCATCGGTGTATTTGCTGTCTATCAGGTTCTGCCTTCCGTTGAAGAAAAAGTAATCCTTGTCTATTTGGGCCGAGGCTAAGCTGTGGCTAAGCAGGACAATGATGATGGAGGCAGTTATTGTTTGTAGTATTCTCACGTTTGTAGTTTTTGTATGTGAGTAGTTGCTTGTCGCGTCTATTTAGAGGTTCACTTCCTTCACTTTTCGCATTATTCTAAGTATGAGCGCCTGCTTGCGCCGTAGCTTACCGTTAGGGTCGCCCGGATCGCGCTTTAGGGGGCTCGGTAGCGTGGCGGCCAGCAGCGCGGCTTGGCTTTTGGTGAGCTTGTCGGCATCCTTTTCGAAGTAGAACTCCGAGGCCGACTGCACGCCGTAAACCCCATTGCCCAGCTCAACAATATTGAGGTAGGCCTCCATGATTCGCCGCTTCGACCACGTTAGCTCTATCAGTACCGTAAAGTAGGTTTCTAGCCCCTTTCGAACCCAGGTTCGGGCTGGTACTAGGAACACGTTTTTGGCGGTTTGCTGCGATATGGTGCTTCCTCCTCTAATCTTTTTCGACTTTTTTGAGTTATGCTTCAACGCCCTTTCGATGGCAACAAAATCGAACCCGTAGTGCTCCGGAAACTTGTTATCTTCCGATGATACCACCGCCAGCACCATGTTGGGGCTAATGTTGCTGTACGAATTCCAGTTGCGCTTGGCCACCGGGAACTCTCCATCAAAAGCCTGCTCTACCGAGCGAATAAGCATTAGCGGCGTAAAGGTAATGGGTACAAATCCAAGTACGAGCACTGAAAATATGGATGTGCTGAAGAAGAATAAGATGAAAAACTTTACACCTCTTTTGAATTT
Proteins encoded in this window:
- the mtgA gene encoding monofunctional biosynthetic peptidoglycan transglycosylase, whose product is MTKFKRGVKFFILFFFSTSIFSVLVLGFVPITFTPLMLIRSVEQAFDGEFPVAKRNWNSYSNISPNMVLAVVSSEDNKFPEHYGFDFVAIERALKHNSKKSKKIRGGSTISQQTAKNVFLVPARTWVRKGLETYFTVLIELTWSKRRIMEAYLNIVELGNGVYGVQSASEFYFEKDADKLTKSQAALLAATLPSPLKRDPGDPNGKLRRKQALILRIMRKVKEVNL